In one window of Gossypium arboreum isolate Shixiya-1 chromosome 4, ASM2569848v2, whole genome shotgun sequence DNA:
- the LOC108458865 gene encoding putative disease resistance protein RGA1, with product MAEAFLGAVVNEAVAKVIPIAAEQISLAWGFKKQLKKLGETLGMIEAFLQDAEEKQTKNTSVKLWLERVEDVAYKAVDVLDEFAYEILRRKVEIRNQILRKVLDFLSCNNSILFRLKMANKIKDILTSLDELNNLASQFGLQQRAIDHITPVTAYGGPKVETISSRGDSNIVGRKHDVSKVVNLLVNPKDKQVVSVVPIVGMAGLGKTTLAKLVYDDLNVQRRFVRFWVCVSDHFDVKRILKEMLEHFTDDPISIPQNKNAMVEKLKQKIEGAKEGKDQIKYLLVLDDVWDVTEWEDLKLCLEGISTNGGNGVIVTTRKEDVASTVQARSDQWHQPEKLQDEECWSIIKERALRDSPISHGLEPIGKEIAKQCQGVPLVANVIGGLMSKIELSPRAWLEIQRSGVWGSPESVLKVERVLKLSFDCLSSPSLKKCFAYCAMFPKDYCFKKEELIQLWMAEGFLGTSMAMVDNGNKYLNELLSNSLFQNVTRDTCGNILTLKMHDSVHDLSLSVSKFDALIFRENSTPITNECSHIRHLNVGCDGESLPRMLTIVAPKLFSLFSEIDLFKKLSKSFKFKRLRVLKLVGTSYIFEFPDSLGELKHLRYLDISGTRIRALPKSSTKLYHLQTLRLLGSVILTFPDGLENLISLKHLYFDTQDVQPDNIGNLTCLQTLPVFCVGLERGHSIKELGSLNELRGELEIRRLQCVRNKQEANGANLHLKEKLCKLIFDFKWSSSYNSEEVMEGLQPHSKLQSLTVNGYGGNSFPSWMLRPVGDSGLFLLNNLLELELFRCHNCESLPPLGQLQNLQFLNLRNLREVKGMGSEFYCNKGIDDMNKVIKVFPALKKFTISGMERLEEWTAMTATKTIMFPCLEELNIWSCPNLSSIPELKGFSSLQNLSIESCAELEVISMTGGCSSLEKLSILFCKKLSKIGDGLSTSTCLKELDLYGCPNLSSIPELKGFSSLQNLSIERCAELEVFPITGGCSSLEKLNIHLCKKLSKIGDGLSTSTCLKELDLYGCPNLSSIPELKGFSSLQNLSIETCNELEVLPITGRCSSLEKVNISSCKKLSKIGDGLSTSTYLKYLHLYDCPNLKPIPSLDGLSSLTELKLDNVGEGWSCLLPNMFRSNTSLRSLRILNLPDLIRIPDDSLGRLNCLGELTIGGFSEELQEFPFLSSIQYLSASLRVLKLIGWEKLKSLPPQLQFLTSLEALTIKEFQGIEALPKWLGNLSSLRFLNLSGFEKLKSLPHQLQLLTALKVLIMSGFHKIEALPEWLGNLSSLTRLHIDSCNKLMYLPSVDVMRSLSKLNEISIADCPQFERNSEWSKISHIPQIYINYRRFGIYLIP from the coding sequence ATGGCAGAAGCTTTTTTGGGTGCTGTTGTGAACGAAGCGGTGGCGAAAGTGATTCCAATTGCCGCTGAACAAATCAGCCTTGCATGGGGTTTCAAAAAACAGCTGAAAAAACTTGGTGAGACACTTGGAATGATCGAAGCTTTCTTGCAAGATGCAGAGGAAAAGCAAACAAAGAATACCTCAGTGAAGTTATGGTTAGAGAGGGTCGAAGATGTTGCTTATAAGGCTGTTGATGTCCTTGATGAGTTTGCTTATGAAATTCTCCGAAGGAAAGTGGAGATTCGGAACCAAATTCTGAGGAAGGTACTCGACTTCCTTTCATGTAACAATTCCATTTTATTTCGTCTCAAGATGGCTAATAAAATTAAGGACATCCTTACATCACTGGATGAACTTAACAACTTGGCCAGTCAATTTGGTCTCCAACAGAGAGCTATAGATCATATAACTCCAGTTACTGCATATGGAGGACCAAAGGTGGAGACAATCTCCTCCCGCGGTGACTCAAACATTGTCGGAAGGAAACATGATGTTTCAAAAGTAGTTAACCTGTTAGTCAATCCCAAAGATAAGCAGGTTGTCTCTGTTGTGCCTATAGTAGGTATGGCAGGTCTTGGCAAAACTACTTTAGCGAAGCTGGTTTATGATGATTTGAATGTGCAAAGGCGTTTTGTCAGATTCTGGGTGTGTGTCTCTGATCATTTCGATGTCAAGAGGATTTTAAAAGAGATGTTAGAGCATTTTACTGATGATCCGATCTCAATTCCTCAAAATAAGAATGCAATGGTTGAGAAACTCAAGCAGAAGATTGAAGGGGCCAAAGAAGGAAAGGATCAGATCAAGTATCTTCTTGTACTTGATGATGTATGGGATGTTACGGAATGGGAGGATCTAAAGCTTTGTCTGGAAGGAATCAGTACAAATGGCGGGAATGGAGTTATTGTGACAACACGCAAAGAAGATGTAGCATCAACAGTGCAAGCACGTTCGGATCAATGGCATCAACCAGAAAAACTACAAGACGAAGAATGTTGGTCCATAATTAAAGAACGTGCACTGAGAGACTCTCCAATATCTCACGGATTAGAGCCTATTGGAAAAGAAATTGCTAAGCAGTGTCAAGGTGTGCCATTAGTAGCTAACGTTATTGGAGGGTTAATGAGCAAAATTGAATTGAGTCCCCGCGCGTGGTTGGAAATTCAAAGAAGTGGTGTATGGGGTTCACCAGAAAGTGTGTTAAAAGTGGAACGTGTGTTAAAACTAAGTTTCGATTGCCTGTCTTCTCCATCTTTGAAGAAATGTTTTGCGTACTGTGCCATGTTTCCTAAAGATTATTGCTTTAAAAAAGAGGAATTGATCCAACTGTGGATGGCTGAAGGATTTCTTGGCACCTCTATGGCAATGGTGGATAATGGTAACAAATACTTGAATGAACTTTTATCAAATTCCTTATTCCAAAATGTTACGAGGGACACTTGCGGGAATATTCTCACACTCAAGATGCATGACTCAGTGCATGATTTATCTTTGTCTGTGTCAAagtttgatgctttgattttccGAGAAAATTCCACTCCCATCACAAATGAGTGTTCTCATATTCGTCATCTCAATGTTGGATGTGATGGGGAATCATTGCCAAGAATGTTGACAATAGTTGCTCCGAAATTATTCTCGTTGTTTTCAGAGATTGATTTGTTCAAGAAGCTATCAAAAAGCTTCAAATTCAAAAGATTAAGAGTCCTAAAGTTGGTCGGTACTTCTTATATTTTTGAGTTTCCAGATTCCCTTGGAGAATTGAAGCACTTGAGGTATTTGGACATCTCAGGGACTCGTATCAGAGCACTGCCTAAGTCCTCAACAAAACTTTACCATCTCCAAACATTGAGGCTCTTGGGTTCAGTGATATTAACCTTTCCGGATGGATTGGAAAATTTGATAAGCTTGAAGCACTTGTATTTTGATACACAAGATGTTCAACCAGATAATATCGGAAACCTGACTTGTCTTCAAACATTACCCGTATTTTGTGTGGGTTTAGAAAGGGGACATTCAATTAAGGAGTTAGGATCCCTAAACGAACTCCGTGGAGAATTGGAGATACGCCGTTTACAGTGTGTTAGAAACAAACAAGAGGCTAATGGAGCAAATCTACACCTTAAAGAAAAATTATGCAAGTTGATATTTGATTTTAAATGGAGTAGTAGTTATAACAGTGAGGAAGTGATGGAAGGTCTCCAACCCCACTCAAAATTGCAAAGCTTAACTGTTAACGGTTATGGAGGCAACAGCTTTCCCTCATGGATGTTAAGACCTGTTGGTGATTCTGGTTTGTTTTTGCTTAACAATTTGTTGGAGCTGGAGTTGTTCCGTTGCCACAATTGTGAAAGTCTTCCACCTCTGGGCCAATTGCAGAATCTCCAGTTTCTTAATTTGAGAAATCTGCGGGAAGTGAAAGGCATGGGTAGTGAATTTTATTGCAACAAAGGCATTGATGATATGAATAAGGTGATCAAGGTGTTTCCTGCATTGAAAAAATTCACCATAAGCGGGATGGAAAGACTAGAAGAATGGACAGCAATGACGGCCACAAAGACAATCATGTTTCCTTGCTTGGAGGAGCTGAATATTTGGAGTTGTCCTAATTTAAGTTCAATTCCAGAGTTGAAAGGATTTTCCTCTCTTCAAAATCTATCAATTGAAAGCTGCGCTGAGTTGGAAGTTATTTCGATGACCGGGGGATGTTCATCTCTTGAAAAGCTTAGCATTCTTTTTTGCAAGAAATTAAGCAAGATTGGAGACGGATTATCTACCTCCACTTGTCTCAAAGAATTAGATCTATATGGTTGTCCTAATTTAAGTTCGATTCCAGAGTTGAAAGGATTTTCCTCTCTTCAAAATCTATCAATTGAAAGGTGCGCTGAGTTGGAAGTTTTTCCGATAACCGGGGGATGTTCATCTCTTGAAAAGCTTAACATTCACCTTTGCAAGAAATTAAGCAAGATTGGAGACGGATTATCTACCTCCACTTGTCTCAAAGAATTAGATCTATATGGTTGTCCTAATTTAAGTTCGATTCCAGAGTTGAAAGGATTTTCCTCTCTTCAAAATCTATCAATTGAAACGTGCAATGAGTTGGAAGTTCTTCCGATTACCGGAAGATGTTCATCTCTTGAAAAAGTTAACATTTCCAGTTGCAAAAAATTAAGCAAGATTGGAGACGGATTATCTACCTCCACTTATCTCAAATATTTACATCTATATGATTGTCCTAATTTAAAGCCCATTCCAAGTTTAGATGGACTCTCTTCTCTCACAGAATTAAAATTGGACAATGTAGGGGAAGGATGGAGTTGTCTCCTACCAAATATGTTTCGATCCAATACTTCCCTTCGCAGTCTAAGAATATTAAATTTGCCTGATCTGATACGGATTCCAGATGACAGCCTTGGTAGGCTTAATTGCTTGGGAGAATTAACCATTGGTGGTTTCTCAGAAGAGCTGCAAGAATTCCCATTTCTCAGTTCCATTCAATATCTCAGTGCCTCCCTTCGAGTTCTAAAGTTGATTGGTTGGGAAAAGCTAAAGAGTCTTCCCCCCCAACTTCAATTCCTCACTTCCCTTGAAGCTTTGACGATAAAAGAGTTTCAAGGAATAGAAGCCTTACCGAAGTGGTTGGGAAATCTCTCTTCTCTAAGGTTTCTAAATTTGAGTGGTTTTGAAAAGCTAAAGAGCCTTCCTCACCAACTTCAACTCCTCACTGCCCTTAAAGTTTTGATTATGTCGGGGTTTCATAAAATAGAAGCCTTGCCGGAGTGGTTGGGAAATCTCTCTTCTCTAACGCGCCTGCATATCGATTCATGCAATAAACTCATGTACCTGCCTTCTGTAGATGTTATGCGAAGCCTCtccaaattaaatgaaattagcATTGCAGATTGTCCTCAATTTGAGAGAAACTCTGAATGGTCCAAGATTTCCCACATTCcacaaatatatattaattatcggAGGTTCGGGATTTACCTCATTccgtaa